The Terriglobus roseus sequence TGACGGTGACGGAGCTCAGGCCCTTGTAGTTGATCTCGCCAATGGTCGGTTTTTCCGACACATAGATGATCAACTGCGCGCAGCCATTGCCCTCAGCACGTTCAATGATGATGTTCTCGAAGAAGCCTGAGTTCCACAGCGAATTGAAATCGCGCTCAACCGTGGCGGCGTCGTACGGATTGCCCTGGCGCGAGAAGAGCCGGGCGAGAATGGATTCCTTCGGGTAGCGGCGGTTGCCGATGACCTGGGGAGCGCACAGCGGTTCCTCCGCCGAGGGCGCCGCACTGGGCAGAGCCGTAGGGACAACCGGCCGCCCCGCAGTCTGCGCCCATGCGCCCGCAGGCAGCATGCCGGCAACCAGTACAGCCGCCATGGAGAGCCCAACGGCTCGCTCTCCAACGGTGGCGCGACCGGCCCCGATCAAACGATGAAGTGAGGAGTACCGCACATTCCGATGCTCATGGTCTGGGACGCCGACGGCGCCCTGTTTTACGGTTTTGATAACAACACCCTCACTGCCTGAAACTCGCCCGCACGCGCTTCCGCGAGGTCTCCGTTCGCGCGGTCTGCGTGTACGTATGTACGAAAGACGATTATAGGGGAACGAAGAGAGCGCGACCACGCCCGCAATCTCGTACAAGGTATCGAAGATCGCACTGTGCACCGAGCTTGGTGCAGCCCACCGAGTATTTTGAGGCGAATCTGCTTCGACCGAGGACCTGTGCGGCTTTGGCATTCCCGCAGTCGCAGCGGAAAATATGCAAATGCAGCGAGCCGAGGCCAGCCTCTGTGCACCTCTCATCCTGCGTTCAGGAAAGATGGCGATCCAGGCACGCGCCCGCAAAAAACTTCATACGCGTGAAGTGGCGCAAAGAAAGTAGCGTTCCTCGCCACCTTTCACGCGTCTCATCCTATGAACCCAACTGCTGGCCGAAACTTGCACCGCTTGAATCGCGATGCGTGTCCAGACGAGACGGTCCCTGAGGAGTTGCCTTGAAGCGGAAGCTGTCTGTGACCATCGTTCGCCACGCTGCGGCCCTGCTGGCCCTCACGGCCTGCCTGGCGGGCACAGCCCAGCAGGCATCTGCGCCGCGACTCCTCAACGCGCAGTACACACGCAACACGCCCCGCAACATAACCGGGACGGTGCATGATGGTGGCAACGAGCCGCTGCGGGGCGCTGTCGTCCAGGTGGAGCAGGAGGGCACGATGGTCATCCAGAGCTACGTCACGGATGAGCGCGGGACCTACCGCATACGCAACCTGAGTTCCAACAGCGACTACCAGGTATGGGCCACCTTCCGGGGACACCATTCGAAGCACTTCGACATCAGCAAATTCGACAAACAGGCCGACCGCGATATTGCGCTGGTCATCGATCTGACGAAGGAGTAGCTGCTCGTGCTCCCGTTGACAGCGACGCGAGCAACGAGAACAACCGTATACTCAAGAAGCAGGCGGACCGAACGATCGCTGCTGCCCTACGCACGTTTGTTGGGGCAGGGGAGGAAAGTCCGGACTCCGAGGGGCAGTGTGCCGGGTAACGCCCGGGATCGGCGCTTCAAGGCGACGAGACGGCCAGTGCCACAGAGAAGATACCGCCCTGAGCAATCGGGGTAAGGGTGAAAAGGTGCGGTAAGAGCGCACCGCGCCGGCAGTAATGCAGGCGGCATGGTAAACCCCACACGGAGCAAGACCAAATAGGCGGGAAGACTGCCTCCGCGCAAGCAGAGGCAAGATGCGTGCCGGCCCGGCGCGCCAGACTCGCGGGTAGGTTGCTGGAGCCATGCAGCAATGCATGGCCTAGAGGAATGATCGTTCAGGGCAGCAATGCCCGGACAGAATCCGGCTTACAGGTCCGCCTGCACATTAATCAGGGATTCAATCCCGCCGAAATAGCGGCTGACCCATGTCTCGCCTTTGAGACATGGGTTCTACCTCGGTGATCCCGCACGGGGATACCCGCGCGCTGCTCGTCTCAGGCACGAGACTAGCGGCACACGGCTTCGCTACTTGACCCAAGTCCCATCGTTTCCGACAAACAGCACGCTATGCACAGCGGCCAGGTGCAGCAAGGTAATGCTGAGGCCGATGGCGATGACGTCCTCCAGCAAAGCGACCGGCAGATCCGGCACCTTCAACGCAGTAACCACGCGCGTGCGCACGAACCAGCCGCCGAACGCCCCCGCAACGCCTCCAAGGGCGCCAAGCGCAGCGGCCGCGAAGAGGTTCAGTTGCAACGGCTGAGCCAGCAGCACGCCACCCAGGGCTCCGAAGACGATGCGCGCGCCGAGGCCCGGTGCCGCAGTGCGGGCCGGTGTGTTCGGCAGCTTGTCGCCGATATATTCCCCAAGCGCCGCCAGCGTGAAGATACCCACAGCGATGAGTGATGCCGTGAACGAGCGCCAGCCGGAGAAGTGCAGCAGTTGCCGATAGGCGAACCAGCAGAGCACGGCGATCGGCGTCATGGCGCGCAGCCCCGTGCACGCGCCCAGGAGAGTTACCAGCAGAAGATTCATGCTGCCTAGCTTGCACCACCGCGGCTCGGAATTCCAGTACAGTCTTCACCGGAAGAAGCAGCGCAGCGACCACGGGTTGTGATCGCTGCGTTCCTGCTTAGCGAGTCGACGGCAGTTGCAGCATCATGCTGCTGCTGCCGGCGGTCTCCACGCTGGGCAGTTGGCCGTTCCATCGTTCAATCAGCGCGCGCTGATTCTCCAGGGAACGCAGTTGCAGTAACTGCGGCGTGATGCTGGTCTGCCGAATGCGGTTGGCCTCCGCCTCACCCTGCGCACGGGTTACGCTGCTCTTCGCCTCGCCCTCCGCCTCCGCCACCTGCTTGGCAGCTTCCGCCTGGGTCTTGGCAAGTTCATTGCGAGCACGCTCTGCATCCTGGATCGCCTGAGCCTTACCCGTGATGGCATTCGCAATCACAGCGGGGACACGCGGCGCACCGATAAAGCCAAACTGCTGGATGCCGACACCCACTGCATCCATCTGTTGCTGAATGTGGCGCTGCACCTCATTCAGAAAAGCAGCCTTCTGCTCCCCGTAGATCTGCTCGACCGTGTAAGTCGATGCCACTTCATTCAGCGAGTTACGCACCACATCGCGAAGAATACCGTGCGTGAACTGGCCCAGGTCCGTGACCCGGTATTTTACATAGAAGTCAGGCACGCGCTTCGGCTCGATCGAGTAACTCAGACTTACATCCGAATAGATCTCCATGCCTTCCTTCGAGTTGAAGCTCATCGCTTCATCCGTCGCGCGACCTTCATTCAGATCGCGAGTCCACTTCACGGTCTGCACATACGTCGGGAACTCCACAATCTGCGAACGCAGGGGCGAGTAAAAGACCCAGCCAGTACGAATCGGAATCTCGGAAGCACCACGCTGCGAACCGCTGAGCACCACCTCAACACCCACGTGTCCCGCGCCGATGCGCGTGACCGACACGATGTAGTTGAACAGGATCGACAATGCCACAATGCTGGCAGTTAGCATGCCGCCGAGCTTGAATGCAACTTTCAGGCGGCGCATGCCGTCGTCGTCATTGTGATTACTACCATTAAAAACTTCTCCAAAGAGCGTCATCGCGCACTCCTCCTCCAGAGGAGTCGAACCATGGCTAAGAAACCGATCACCGAAACGGCAAGCAGGAGCTCACCCCCATAGAGGGCTTTATCGCTTGGCTTGTTCATCAGGGAGAACGCAGTCACCATCAACTTATAAGAAAGGACGGTAGACAAAAGCGTGAGGACTAACTTACGGTACTGCAGCGTACAATCGCCTGGCAGCGCACTACTTAGCGGCCTAACAACATCTCTATGTTAGATCCGATAACATACCGCTGCTAACTGATCGAAAGTGCTATGGACAGTGCAGGAAACCGGCGTATCATGAGTACAGTGAATTCCTAGGCGCGGCCAACCTGGCGGCGCCTTTCGTATTTTGCGGCTGGTATACCCTGATGCTGCGCATGAAGCTACGCAACGACAAGCTGGAGCCGGGCACACAGCCCGCAACCGAACTCATCTTTGGCGAGTGGTATCCGGCGTTACGGGCGGACACTCTTGCCAGGGGCAAAAGCACGACACTGCTTCTGCTGGGTGTGCCCCTGCTGATGGGTCGCAAGAACGATGGCAGCGTCTTTGCCATGCGGGACCTCTGTCCGCACCGCGGCATCCCTCTCTCCGCCGGCTGGTTCGACGGCGAGACAGTTCAGTGCCGCTACCATGGCTGGAAGTTCGAACCATGCGGTGGGCAGTGTACGGAAATCCCCTCGCTCACACAGATCGACACACTCGAGCCCTCGAAGATCTACGCTGGCGCCTACCCTTCCCGCGAGCTCGACGGCTACGCCTGGGTCTATCTGCCGGAAGCCGGCGCAGGCCGCATCACCGACGAGTCCAAGCTGCCGCCCGTTCCCGAAGTGCCCAAGTTCTCCCCGAAGTTTCGCAGCGCCCACCTCACCGCGGACCTTCCCTGCAACGTGGACCACGGCATTATCGGCCTCATGGATCCGGCGCACGGACCGTTCGTGCACCAGGCATGGTGGTGGCGCAGCTCCGCGTCCATCCACGAGAAGACGAAGCACTTTGAGCCCATCCCCGACGGCTTCCGCATGAGTTCCCACGCACCCAGCAAGAACTCCGCGCCGTACAAGCTGCTGGGTGTCTACGGGCAGGACGTGACGACCACCATCGACTTCACGCTGCCAAACCGGCGCTACGAAGTGATCCGCGCCGGCGAGAAGTGGTTCGCTTCCCTCACCACCGTCACGCCGGTCACGCCATCGTCATGCCGCATCGATGTCATGGCGTGCTGGAACATCTTCTACAACGTCCCGCTGGTACCCACCATCGCCTCCTACTTCGGCGCAAAGTTCGTCCGGCAGGACCAGGAAACCATGGTGCAACAAGCCGAAGGCCTACGCTACCGCCCCGCCATGATGCTGATCGACGACGCCGACAAACCCGCAAAGTGGTACTTCGCCCTCAAGCAACGCAGACTCACCGGCAAAGGGGAACACCCACTACAGGGGCCAGTCGAACTGCACTGGCGCTCGTAATCGATTCACGACTCACAACGATCTTGTCATCCTGAGCGAAGCGCAGCGGAGTCGAAGAACCTGCATTCTAATGGTCGTGCCGGAAATATGCACAGCAAGACCTGTAGATCTCGACCATCCACATTTTTGCGACTGCAAACGGAATGCAGGTCCTTCGACTGCACTTCGCTGCGCTCCGTTCCGCTCAGGATGACAAATCTTTACGACAAGAGCCAGGTCGCACTCTACCGCTGAATCGTCACGCTCTTGATCATCACCGGCGTAATCGGCCGGTTATGCCCCGTCCGCGGCACCCTCGCCATGCGATGCACCAACTCCACCGTCGCATCATCGCACTGCCCAAAGACGGTGAACTTGTTATCCAGCGTGTGCGCCGGCGCGTCCATCACAAAGAACGATGAGTCATTCTTCTCCGGCCCATCATTCGCCATCGCCAGCCGTCCGGGCCGGTCAAAGGTCAGCCCCGGCACCGGCTCAATGCCGTAAGCAAACCCTGCATCCTCCGCACCACCGGGATAGTCCTGCTGCTGCACCATGAAGTCGGGGATCACACGGTTGAAGTGCAGACCGTTATAAAACGGCTTTGTGGTCGTGATGTGCGTGGTGGGGTTGGTCCACGGCCGCTTGCCCTCCGCTAATTCCATGAATGTTGCCGTGGCGATCGGCGCCTGTTCGGTAAACAGCTTGCAAGTGAGCGTTCCCATTGTGGTGTCGATCACCGCGGTCGGCCCCTTCGGATCGGGGGATGGCAGCGTCTCGAGTGCGGGCGGCACGGGCTGCGGCACGATCTTCTTCGGATCGACATCCGGCGCAACGGGCGGCATCGGCTGGCCCGGCTGCACGATGGTCAATTTGTTGATGGCGATCGCCTTATCCGTGCGATTGCCCACGATCATCATGGCGTGCGAGATCTGCGCTGCGACCGCCACACCCGCGTCATCGCACTGCCCGAAGATCGCTCCGCGATGGCCCTTGTCGAACTCATCATCCGCGTGCAGCGTGATCAGGTAGAACGAACTGCTCACCTCGCCCAGCCGCGTCGCCATCGCAAGACGCCCAGGCCGGTCGAAGGTAACACCGGGAATCTTCTCCTCCTCGATGGGATCGTTCGCCGCGCCCTCTCCGCCGCCATAGCGGTCGCCGCCGCGAATACCGTCTGCAATGCCCGCGATGGCCGTGCCGTCATAGAACGGCGTGTTGTGCACGACGGACAGGTTCAGGTGGTCGTGCCAGTCCTTCGTACCCTGCGCCAGTGCAATGAAGTTAGCAACCGTCTTCGGCGCCTGCTTCGCGTACAGGCGGCAGCTAATGCGACCCATGGTCGTGTCGAAGACTGCCGTCGGCCCCGTCGGCTCAGGCCCCCGGTGTGGCTGGGCGAACGCGAAGGCGTTCGACAGGAGCAGGAAAGTGACGGCGGCAACGTTGCGCATGCACATTGCCTCATGATTTCACGAAGCAGCACCGTCTTCGCGTGGCAAGATGGGAGCGGAAAGCGGAGGTCAGGAATGCGAAGAATCGTATCGGTCGGTCTGCTCCTAGCAGGTTCAGCTGGGGTATACGCGCCTGCACAAACAACCTCTGCAGATGATGCGACCTTTCAGAAACTCCAGAACGATTGGGCAGAGGCCCGCAAAAAGCAGGACGTCCCATTCCTGGAACGCTTTTATACCGCTGAGTTCAGCGTCGGAAACATGAATGGCCAGGAGGCTACCCGCGAGCAGGACATCGACATGTTCCGCAGCAAAATCCTGAAGCCGGCAGTCATCACCGATACAGCCATGAAGGTCGTACGTATGGGAGACGCGGCGATGGTCACGGGCGCGGAACATCTCGAAGGCATCTACGCGGGACATAGCGGTTCGTACGATCTGCGCTTCACAAATGTGTATGTCCATCGGGATGGCCGTTGGCAACTGCTGCGACACCAGGCGACCCCGATTGGCAAGCCCTAAGTGTTCTCCAACGCACGTTCCAACTCCACCCTACCGTTCGTCACAAGACGTCCATGTCCGGTCGCAATACAGACCATCCGACATTCCAATAAGCGACGTGCCGACGCATCCGCTAACTGGAAATCCCACGTTGCCATCTTCGGCAGCGGGAAGTACCAGGGCGGATTCGTAACCGGATGCAGGCCCCCAATGGAGGTCAGGGCGTCGCCCGCGAAGAGCGTGCCGTCTCGCTCATCCAGAAAACTCATGTGCCCCGGTGTATGGCCCGGCGTACTGATGCAGCGCAGCGATCCGTAGAGTTCGCCATCGGTCAGCGTGTGTGTGGGCCTCGACTTCGCGCCGGGATAACTGCCCTTCAGTTTGCCCTTCGGTTCGTCCGCCCGGAGCGTCATGTCCTTATGCAACAAAGGCGCTTCCCGTTCGCTGATCGCAACATCCACCCCGCCCAGCAAATCATGCAAGGCGTCCAGCGAACCGATGTGATCTCCGTGTGCGTGCGTCAGCAGAATGCGCCGGATTTCGCCGCCGAACTCCCGCGCGGCCGCTGCGATCTGCTTCGCGCAACCACCTACGGACGTATCGATCACCGTGAATCCATCAGCCTCGCGCAGCAGGTAACAGTTGGAAAAACCAAGGAAGGTGATCTGGCGGAGATTGTTGCTGTGCTGTGTGATTTTCATCGCGATGCACCATACCGGTTCAATTCGAGCGAATCCAGAAGTAAGGATGCGAAGCGCGCGACGCGGTTTGTTTGGAACTCCGGATTCTGCGCCCTTCCAACGCCCCATAGAATCGTGAAGGCATGAATCGTGAAGGCATCAATGTAGACCCGCAAGGCCGCGTTGCAATCGTTCTGGTGCGTGCGCGCAATCCGCTCAACATCGGCGCAGCCGCTCGCGCGATGAGTAACTTCGGCTTTGACGATCTGCGCGTGGTGAACGACTATGACGTACCGTTCGCCGAGGCGCGGTCCGCAATCGATGCTGCCCCCGTGCTGGCCGCGGCGCGGCAGTTTGGCAGTGTGGCCGACGCCATCGCGGACTGCACACTGGTCTTCGGCACAACAGCCCTGGGCGATCGCCGCCTGCAGCATCCCGTTGAACTGCTTCGCGACGCCGGACCACACGCACAGGCGGCGAGAATGGCTGGCGGCACCGTTGCCATCCTCTTCGGATCGGAGAAGACCGGCCTGTCCGCCGAGGAGATGAGCCACTGCCACCGCCTGCTCACCATCCCGATGCACCGCGGCGGCGTCTCCATGAACCTGGGCCAGGCCGTCGCCGTCTGCCTGTATGAACTGGCGCGCGATGGCGCCGCTCCGCGCACACTGCCGGAAGAAGCACGGCCCGCAACCGCTGCGGAACTGGCGCGTTATGAGACGCTTTTGCGCGAGGTGCTGGTTACCAGCGAGTACGACCGGCGCTTCCCCGGCAACATGGGCGAAGACGCTTTGCGTCGCCTTGTCCGAAGACTGGCTCTGCAGGGCGATGACGTGGAAGTGTGGCTGGGCATGTTACGCCAGGTGCTTTGGAAGCTTCGCCAGTAAGCCGCTGATCGCTTGGTACACTCGCCAGCATGAGACTTTCCCATGTGTCCGCCGTTCCGATGTTTCTTTTCGGGACGCTGCTCGTTGCACAACAAAAGGTAGTGACGACGGCGGACTACGCGCGCGCCGAGAGCCGTCTCTCCGGCACCACGGCCGAATTGATCGACCACGCGGTGGCGTCAGTGAATTGGCTGAAGACCAGCCCCGGCACTACCGGTCCCGATCGCTTCTGGTACCGCGACATGGTCGGCAGCAACAGCACCTTCATGCTTGTGGACGCCGCGCAGGGCAAGTCTACGCAGGCGTTCGACCATGCCCGCATGGCATCGGCGCTGAATGCTGCGGGAATCCGCAATGCCTCGCCGGTTCATCTGCCCATCACCGAGATGGAGTTTGCGGACGGGGACAAAACTGCCGTCGTAACCGTCAGCGCGGAACGCTATCGTTGCGACCTGACGGCCTATGCCTGCGCCAAGCAGCCGATTCCGCTAGCCCGCCAGCAGGGCTCGAATGGAACAACGCCGCTGACGGGCGGGAACTCTGCAGCCGTGGATAGCCGTGCAACACAATCGCCGCTGGGGCCCGGCCATGACAAGGCAGTGGTATCCCCGGATGGCAAACGTGCTGTCTTCATTCGCAACTGGAATCTATGGGTCGTCGACACAGGCACCGGCGAAGAGAAGCAGTTGACGACAGACGGCGTCGAGAACTACGGCTACGCTACCGACAACGCCGGCTGGACTCACAGCGATCGCGCTGTCGTGGTGTGGTCTCCCGACTCGAAGATGGTGGCCACCTTCCAGCAGGACCAGCGCAAGACCGGGATGATGTATCTGGTCACCACCAACGTCGGCCATCCTTCGCTACAGGCCTGGAAATACCCCTTCGCCGGCGACAAGGATGTCACCATGATCGAGCGCGTGATCATCGATACGGACAAGGCCGTTGTGACACGACTGCAGATGCCAGCGGACGAGCACCGCTCGACACTCTGCGATGACATCAGCTGCCGGGGCGGCGGTTGGGATGATGTGCAGTGGGCAGCAGATGGGAAGACCCTGGCGTTTGTCTCCACGTCACGCGACCATCGCAAGGAAGATCTGCGGATGGCCGATGTCGCTACCGGCAAGGTTCGCGATGTTCTGCACGAAGAGGTGCCGACTTATTTTGAGAGCGGCGCCGGCCGCGTCAACTGGCGCTACCTGTCCAAGCGTAATGAAATTCTCTGGTTCAGCGAACGCAGCGACTGGGGCCAGCTTTACCTGTACGACGCGGGCACCGGTCAACTCAAGCATCCGGTCACCACCGGCGACTGGAACGTCGCGCAGGTGATGCGCGTCGATGAGGTGACAGGCGACATCCTGCTGCAGGGCGTGGGCCACGAGAAAGGCTGGGATCCGTACTACGCCGCGCTGTATCGCACGAACCTGGAGGGCGGACCAGTTCGTCTGCTGACACCGGAGAACAGCAACCACAGCCCCAAGCTGAGCGCTGACGGTAAATATTTTGTCGACACCTTCAGCACCACGCAGGTGCCGCCGGTGACGGTGCTGCGCGATACCGAGGGTCGACAGATTGCTGAGATCGCGAAGACCGATATCGCACGCCTGAAGGCATCGGGATGGAAGGCTCCGGAGAGCTTCACGGTGAAGGCTCGTGACGGCAAGACCGATCTGTACGGCATCATGTTCAAGCCGTCGAACTTCGATCCCAAGAAGAAATACCCGATCATCAACTACATCTATCCCGGACCGCAGACCGGCTCGGTGGGCTCGCGTTCGTTTGCTCCATTGCCGGGAGATGAAGCGAGTCTTGCACGCACGCGCGGCTATAACGCCGGTCTCGCGGAACTTGGATTCATCGTGGTGTCGATCGACGGCATGGGAACACCGGGCCGCTCGAAGAAGTTTCATGATGCGTACTTCGGCAATCTCGGCGACAACACACTGCCGGATCAGATCGCCGGCATGAAGGAGCTTGCAGCGAAATACTCCTGGATCGATCTCAGCCATGTCGGTATCTGGGGCCATAGTGGCGGCGGCTATGCCACGGCGGACGCGATGTTCCGGTATCCCGAGTTCTTCAAGGTGGGCTGGTCTGAGAGCGGCAATCACGACAATCGTAACTACGAAGACGACTGGGCCGAGAAGTGGATTGGCGTGAGCGATGCCACCACCAGGCAGGCCTACGAAGATCAGGCCAACCAGTCCCTTGCAAGCCACCTGACAGGCAAGCTGATGCTGACGCACGGCACGACCGACGACAACGTCCCGCCAACAAACACCTTGCTGGTGGTGGATGCGCTGATGCGCGCCGGGAAAGACTTCGATCTGCTGATGATCCCTAACTCGCGTCACGGTTACGGTGACGCAACACCCTACATCTCGCGCCGGCGCTGGGACTATTTTGTGACCAACCTGATGGGGGCCACGCCGCCGAAGGAATACCACTTCAAGTCACCTCAGTAACGACGACAAAAAGGCGGCGGAGCCAATGGCTCCGCCGCCTCTTGCGTTGCAGAAGAGCTACTGCACGATGCCGCTGTCGCCGGTCGCGCCCTTGGCCACGGGCTGCATCTTCCAGCCATCACTGGTCAGTACCAGCGTTGCCTTGCCGTTGTTGGTGGCGGTTAACGCGGTGCGCAACTGCGGAAACGCATTCTGCGTCTCTGCTGCCTGCGCCCAGTCCTTCACATCACCCAGCGTGTAGGTGTAGTTGACCGTGGTGGTGGCACCGGGCTCGGTCCCCGCGGGCGTGTTGCTCACGATGTCCTTCACCTTGCGGTGTGCGTAGCAGAAATTGCCATAGCCAGGCTGGTTCACATTCGGAGTCCAGTTGGTGCGGCCCTTGTCGGTGAGGTCGTAGCTGTTGGCCTCTTTTTTCAGCACCAGCAGCTTTGTCTTCTCGACTGGGGTGCGCGACAGCAGCCCCTGATCGACCAGCGCGTCAAAGGGCATCACCTTGGTCGCATCGTCCTTGTCATGCTGCTGCGGCATCTGGATGGGATCGGGCCACAAGCACTCCGGCCACTGGTCGTAATAGCCGTTGATCGCCGACTTCAGGTTGCTGCTCGTGTCCTTTGGCTGCTTGCAACCAGTGGTGACCAGAAGGGAGGTGGCAGCGAGTGCCACACACAATTGCAGATTAATTCTCATACTCTTCAACTCCAGGGCTTGTGTGAGCCCTCAATTCCGCTCACGCCTGCGATATAGATGCTTGCTCAAAGCAGTTCCGCCGCCCGGCCCGGTGGCTGCGCAGATTGATATGGTGCACATCCGGACGTCGGCTTAGGCTAGCCTTAGGGAGGAGAGCAATTGAGCACGTTGGCCGTCAAGGCAAAATCCGGAACAACGCCGACACGGACGAGCGAGTCGATCGACGACTACCTCAAGGCAGTTTTCACCCTGGGCGGAGATGAGCAGCGCCGCATCGGCAGCTCAGAACTTGCCGTACGTCTGCACGTCGCACCCGCCTCCGTAACCAACATGCTGCAGAAGCTGGCCGCCGAGCGCAAGCCGATGATCGAGTACGAGCGCGGCCGGGGTGTCCGCCTCTCCCTCTCCGGCAGGCGCCGTGCACTGGAGATCGTGCGGCATCATCGCCTGATCGAAACCTTTCTGTTCGAGATTCTGGGCTATCCCATCGAAGACCTGCACGATGAAGCTGAGAAGCTGGAACACTTCATCTCGGAGCACTTCGAACAGCGCATCGCTGCGAAGCTAGGGCATCCTGATACCGACCCGCACGGCCACTGCATTCCTGCGCTGGACGGCACCATGCCGGCGCGTCACGGCGTCAGCTGCCGCTGCGGTCTGGACTAGAAATCCGTCGGAAACAGATGCAACACACCTACATGTAATCCACGCCATACTGCACAGGAATCTGCGTAAAGGCAATCCGCGTGGGGGCCGAATCGCGCGCGGGCAGCATCCCTGCGAAGTGCAGCGTGGTGTGGCCGTACTTCAGGTTCAGCTTGTCCAGCGTGCGAGACAGTTGGCCGCGATTGTCCGCATCCGCAAACAGTGTTGGCTGCTGTTCACTCTCCGGGATCAGCCTCCCCAGCGTGACACCAACAAAGAACGGGCGTTGAAATTCGGGGCCCCTGGGTTGCTGCGACCATAGCTTCTGCAACGCCTCCAGCAGCGATAGCGTGTCCTGGCAGGTCGGAAAGCGCGCCTCCATGCCCCATGCATCGTGCTTGATACCGCTCTGATGGTGTCGAACTTTGCTGCGGCCCTCAGCCTCCTGCCGGTTGAGCTGATAACGGATCGTCAGTCCCAGGGACGCCGTTGCAAGCTTCTCCATCCGAAGTCGCATCGCGGCCTTGTGCAACAGCTTGTGAGCAATGGCCCACGATCCCTCCGGCGAACGATGATCCGGGCCCAGCACGTGCGAGTGGCCCAGAGACTTCTGCATCTCGTTGGGCAGCGGCGCGCCATCATCGCCCGTGTCGTGTCCGCGCAGCCAGTGATACAGCCGGTCGCCCCACACGGAGTTCCACAGCTTGTGCATGCCCTCGCGGTCCAGCTCCAGCAACTGCGGCATCGTTGTGATGCCCTTCCTGATCAGCATCTGCTCGGTCTTCGCGCCGACGCCGGGCAGGTCGCGCAGTTCCAGGTGCGTCAGCGCGCGCGGCAACTGCGACGGCAACAGGCCGATCAGGCCATCCGGCTTCTGCATGTCGCTGGCGATCTTTGCCAGGTAGCGATTTGGAGCCATCCCGATCGAGCAGCGAAGCGTA is a genomic window containing:
- a CDS encoding nuclear transport factor 2 family protein, which gives rise to MRRIVSVGLLLAGSAGVYAPAQTTSADDATFQKLQNDWAEARKKQDVPFLERFYTAEFSVGNMNGQEATREQDIDMFRSKILKPAVITDTAMKVVRMGDAAMVTGAEHLEGIYAGHSGSYDLRFTNVYVHRDGRWQLLRHQATPIGKP
- a CDS encoding Rieske 2Fe-2S domain-containing protein, which produces MLRMKLRNDKLEPGTQPATELIFGEWYPALRADTLARGKSTTLLLLGVPLLMGRKNDGSVFAMRDLCPHRGIPLSAGWFDGETVQCRYHGWKFEPCGGQCTEIPSLTQIDTLEPSKIYAGAYPSRELDGYAWVYLPEAGAGRITDESKLPPVPEVPKFSPKFRSAHLTADLPCNVDHGIIGLMDPAHGPFVHQAWWWRSSASIHEKTKHFEPIPDGFRMSSHAPSKNSAPYKLLGVYGQDVTTTIDFTLPNRRYEVIRAGEKWFASLTTVTPVTPSSCRIDVMACWNIFYNVPLVPTIASYFGAKFVRQDQETMVQQAEGLRYRPAMMLIDDADKPAKWYFALKQRRLTGKGEHPLQGPVELHWRS
- a CDS encoding peptidylprolyl isomerase, whose amino-acid sequence is MRNVAAVTFLLLSNAFAFAQPHRGPEPTGPTAVFDTTMGRISCRLYAKQAPKTVANFIALAQGTKDWHDHLNLSVVHNTPFYDGTAIAGIADGIRGGDRYGGGEGAANDPIEEEKIPGVTFDRPGRLAMATRLGEVSSSFYLITLHADDEFDKGHRGAIFGQCDDAGVAVAAQISHAMMIVGNRTDKAIAINKLTIVQPGQPMPPVAPDVDPKKIVPQPVPPALETLPSPDPKGPTAVIDTTMGTLTCKLFTEQAPIATATFMELAEGKRPWTNPTTHITTTKPFYNGLHFNRVIPDFMVQQQDYPGGAEDAGFAYGIEPVPGLTFDRPGRLAMANDGPEKNDSSFFVMDAPAHTLDNKFTVFGQCDDATVELVHRMARVPRTGHNRPITPVMIKSVTIQR
- a CDS encoding RNA methyltransferase, which produces MNREGINVDPQGRVAIVLVRARNPLNIGAAARAMSNFGFDDLRVVNDYDVPFAEARSAIDAAPVLAAARQFGSVADAIADCTLVFGTTALGDRRLQHPVELLRDAGPHAQAARMAGGTVAILFGSEKTGLSAEEMSHCHRLLTIPMHRGGVSMNLGQAVAVCLYELARDGAAPRTLPEEARPATAAELARYETLLREVLVTSEYDRRFPGNMGEDALRRLVRRLALQGDDVEVWLGMLRQVLWKLRQ
- a CDS encoding MBL fold metallo-hydrolase, with product MKITQHSNNLRQITFLGFSNCYLLREADGFTVIDTSVGGCAKQIAAAAREFGGEIRRILLTHAHGDHIGSLDALHDLLGGVDVAISEREAPLLHKDMTLRADEPKGKLKGSYPGAKSRPTHTLTDGELYGSLRCISTPGHTPGHMSFLDERDGTLFAGDALTSIGGLHPVTNPPWYFPLPKMATWDFQLADASARRLLECRMVCIATGHGRLVTNGRVELERALENT
- a CDS encoding SPFH domain-containing protein — translated: MTLFGEVFNGSNHNDDDGMRRLKVAFKLGGMLTASIVALSILFNYIVSVTRIGAGHVGVEVVLSGSQRGASEIPIRTGWVFYSPLRSQIVEFPTYVQTVKWTRDLNEGRATDEAMSFNSKEGMEIYSDVSLSYSIEPKRVPDFYVKYRVTDLGQFTHGILRDVVRNSLNEVASTYTVEQIYGEQKAAFLNEVQRHIQQQMDAVGVGIQQFGFIGAPRVPAVIANAITGKAQAIQDAERARNELAKTQAEAAKQVAEAEGEAKSSVTRAQGEAEANRIRQTSITPQLLQLRSLENQRALIERWNGQLPSVETAGSSSMMLQLPSTR
- a CDS encoding carboxypeptidase-like regulatory domain-containing protein; protein product: MKRKLSVTIVRHAAALLALTACLAGTAQQASAPRLLNAQYTRNTPRNITGTVHDGGNEPLRGAVVQVEQEGTMVIQSYVTDERGTYRIRNLSSNSDYQVWATFRGHHSKHFDISKFDKQADRDIALVIDLTKE
- a CDS encoding DUF4126 family protein — protein: MNLLLVTLLGACTGLRAMTPIAVLCWFAYRQLLHFSGWRSFTASLIAVGIFTLAALGEYIGDKLPNTPARTAAPGLGARIVFGALGGVLLAQPLQLNLFAAAALGALGGVAGAFGGWFVRTRVVTALKVPDLPVALLEDVIAIGLSITLLHLAAVHSVLFVGNDGTWVK